The genomic DNA GCGCGCGCGGTGGTGGTGGTCTGGCGGCCACGACCGGTGGTCGCGTTCATTTCCCCCACGACGATCGCGGACTCGGGCAGCAGGCGGGCCAGAATCGACGACTTACCCACGCCCGAGTGGCCGGAGAGCACGCTTGTGCCTTCGCGCATCAGCGCTGCGAGATCGTCCAGACCATCGCCGTGCGTCGCCGACACGCACACCACATCAACACCGTATGCTTCGTGGCGGCGGGCGAGGTCGATGACGCCCGGCTCGGCGCGGTCGATCTTGTTGAGCACGAGCACGAGCGGCAGCCCCATCACGGCGGCGAAGACCTGATAGCGGTCGGTGAAGCCGTCGCGATAGGGCGGGTCCGCGGCGGACTGCACGAGCACCACGCGATCGATGTTGGCGGCGAGGATCTGCGAGCGGGTCAGGTCGGCGCGGGCGAGCACGGCGAGGCGCGGCCGGATCTCGCGCACGAACTCGTCATCGCACACCACGATGTCGCCGGCGACCGCGGACAGATGTCGCGGAATCGGAAGGCGCACGGGCGCCTCCTGCTCGAAACGCACCAGGCACTGAATGCCGTAATTGGCGAGAACGCGTCCGGTTCGGGTGGGTTCGGAATCGACGGGTTCGGCACGGCGGCGCTTGCCCGCGCGGACGCCGCGATCATCGATCCGATCGACGAATTCGCCCGTGGGCTTTCGCGACCGTCCGCCCAACTACTCCGACCCGATTCCGGTGAGGCCGTACAGGTCCGCGAACTTCGTCATCCAGCCCATGACCTGCATGTCGCTGTCCATGTCCTGTCCGAGGTTGACCGTGGAGAACTCGTAGTAGGACGTGTCGCCCTCAACCCGGGCCAGTTTCTTCTTCTGCTCGTCGATCTTCTCAACGAAGGTGCGGTAGCGGTTCAGCGTCGCGGGGCTCTGCGCGAACGCCTCTTCGACGGGCTTTCCCTTCGCCTCGTCCTCGATCTTTTTCTTTTCGCCCTCGAAGAAGTCGATACGCCGCACGATGGCGTCGCGCTCGGACCGGTTCACGAATTTGAACTCGCCCTTCTTCGGCACGATGCGCAGCACGCCGACCTCGCGCCCGCGCGCGGGCACCTGCAGCACCGGCACGCCGGCCATGTCCTGCACATCCTGGCTGAAGATGCCGCTGTGATTGCCCGCGAGCACGAACGCGACGCCCTTCACCTTGTCGGCGAATTTGCGCGTCTCGTCCTTGTTCAGGTGCGCGAGCGCGACGACGAAGTCGGCCTTGCCCTTGAGTTCGGAGACCGCGGCGACGGCCGCCTCGATCGGGTCTTGGACCTCGTACCCCTGCGTATTCACCTTGATGCCGCGATAAATGAGGTCGCGCGACACGACGCCGAACAGGCCCACGCGGTAGCCGCCCGCCGAAACGACGATCGTCGTCGGTCCCACGGGTTTGCCGGATTTTTGATCGATCAGGTTCGCGGCAAGCCACGGGTACTTCGAGCGCTCGACCTGCTTCGCGAATTCCTCGCCGCCGAGGGCAAATTCCAGCGCGCCGGGCGCGGCCCCCGTGATCTTCATGTGGTTCATGACGTCGATGAAGAGGTTTGCGCGCGAGCGCTCCTGCGACAACTCGGCGGGGCCATAGCTCGGGTGTTCGTGAAACTGGTTGCCCACGTCCACGATGAGGAGGTCCGACGCCTTCTCGCGCAGCTTCGACGCGTAGAACGCGCGCTTGGCGAGGCCGCCCGACGGGTTCGCCTTGCAGCCGCACGGGGCGTATTCGCCGCGCACGTCGCCGCTGATCATGATCGTCACCGCGCCGCCCTCCTGCGCGTTCGAGGGCCCGCACGACGCGGCGAGCGCGACCAGCAAGCCCGCCGCGACGAGCGACGCAACCCGGGACATTCTCATTTTCCCTTCTCCCGGCCTGCCGCGAGGCCATTTTGAAGCCGCTCATGATAGGGAAAGTCCAGCCGCGTTGGCAACAACGCAAAGCCCACCGGCATGCGCGTGCACGCATTCGCCATCGCCGTCTCGATCTCCCACGCGGGAAAAAACGTCTTGGTCGCGGGATCGACGATCGGCAGCGCGAAGATCCACTTCTTGCCGTCGGCGTTGAGTTTTTGCGCCTCGATGTTGAGCCGCTCGAGCGCCTTCGGCCGATCCTGCGCGAGCAGCCCCTGCGCCGCCGCGAGTTCGCGCCACGGGGCGCGCACGACAAAGCCGTCCACACCGGTCGCGGCCAGCAGCGCCGCGTCCTGCGAACGGCGCGCCAGCGCGTCCGCGGGCGCGAGCAGCGAGAGCGCGTCGATCTCGATGAAGACCGGCAGCCCCGGCCGCGCGGCCTTGATCGCTTCGACGAGTCGGCGCACCACCACCGCCGCGCGCGCCGCCTTGACCTCGGCGAAGCGCGCGTAGGGTTCCGTCAGCTCAACTTCGGACGTTCCGTCCGTGCGCACAGCGAGCGCGCCGAAAAACTCGCGCGGCTCGTAGGTGAGCTGCGTCGCGGCGGTGAACGCGGCGAGCGCCGCCGGGCTCAGGCTCTCGGTTTCGCGCGAGGCGAGATCGGTCAGGATCACGCCGTCGACCGACGACGCGGCGAGATCGGCGGCGAGTGCCGCGAGCGCGTCCACGGCCTCGTCGTTGAAAAGGTCGAGACGCGATCCCGCGCGCGGCTCCTTCGCTTCGGCGTCCCACGCGCGGTCGGCCCATTCGGGTTTCGAGGCCGTCCACCACGGCGCAACGCCCACGGGCAGCGTCGCCAGCAGGCGCACCCGCGCCGAGCGCGCCGCGAGGCCCGCGCTCGACATCACGTCGGCCACCTGCGGGGCGTGCGTCGTGCGGAAATAGGCGCCCTCGCGTACCACGGGCTGCCCCGCCAGCGCATGCATCCCAACGCCGGGCCGCGTCGTCGCCGCGACGACCATCGTGTTCAGTCCCGCCGCCGCGAGCTGACCCGCCGCGCGCTTCGCCGTGTCCTCCGTCGCGAACGGCAACTCGTCGGCCCACGTCGCGAGATGGCGGATCGGATCGAGGCGCATTTCGGGCCGCGCGGCGGTGAGCGTGTGGCCGACCTTGGCCGTGCATTCGGCGAGCCGCGCCTTGGCGTCGCGCGCGTTGGTGCCCAGTGGGAATCGTTGCAGGTACAGCGCGTGCCAGCCTCCGCCGCGCTCGCAGTCGCCTTCGACGCGCCACGACTCGGCGGTCTTGTAGATCGCGTCCCGGGCGAAGGGCGACTCGGGATAGTTCGCGACGATGCGCGCAAACTTGTCGCGCGCTTCGTCGTACGCCTTCGCGTAATACGCGCGCACGCCGGCCTGATAGAGCGCGGCGGGGTCCTCGGCCGGCGCCGGCGCGGACGTCGGCGCGGGCGTCGCTTGCTGCGCGGAGATCGGCGTCGCGAACGCGGCAACGAGCAGGATGATCGTCAGAAAGCGGCGGGGCATGGCGGCGATGTTCCCACGAATGCGCCGATTCGCCAACGAGTTGGTCGCGGGGGTGGGTCAGTCAGCGCGCGGTCCTTCTGACCGAGGCAAAGTGGAGCAGAAAGCCTGCCCCGAGCGAAGCCCGCGGTGAGCGGAGTTGAGCCGGCGACGGTAATCCATTTCGGAGCCGAAAATAGTTCTTGACAAATATTTTAGTGACCCGCATGATCCATATCATGTCTGACTGCATGAAACCAAAAACGAATTCGAAGTCGATAGCCGAAGTCGAGTTTCGCTCCCCGACATGGACGAACGCCATGACTGGTTATTCCGCGCGCATTCTTCGTTGGCCCAAATCGACTTCGCGAACCGCTCACCCGAGCGACTCTCTCGCAGCCGCCGTAGCCGCTCTCGCCGAACTCGCGCGACGACCTTTCAAAAAGGGTTCGACTTCAGGGCGCGCGTCCATTCTGGCCATCGGTCTCGCGGTCTTCGC from Deltaproteobacteria bacterium includes the following:
- the rsgA gene encoding ribosome small subunit-dependent GTPase A, which gives rise to MGGRSRKPTGEFVDRIDDRGVRAGKRRRAEPVDSEPTRTGRVLANYGIQCLVRFEQEAPVRLPIPRHLSAVAGDIVVCDDEFVREIRPRLAVLARADLTRSQILAANIDRVVLVQSAADPPYRDGFTDRYQVFAAVMGLPLVLVLNKIDRAEPGVIDLARRHEAYGVDVVCVSATHGDGLDDLAALMREGTSVLSGHSGVGKSSILARLLPESAIVVGEMNATTGRGRQTTTTARAYPFGDGFVIDTPGVRQFSLIGVEPTHVVRAFADIAAIAAECRYRDCLHAGEPNCAVARAVKDGRLAPDRYASYRRIVESLQV